Part of the Paenibacillus sp. YPG26 genome, ACCGTGCTGCATCGATACCAGCGGAGCAAGCTCAGACAAGATCATGCGGCTGACGGCATACAAATCACGCTGACCCTGTAGGAGACGTGAGAACTTCGCCAGATTGGTCTTCAGCCAATCCTGCTCTGTGTTAATCCGGGTAGTTTCCTTGAGGTTCCGAATCATCTCATTCACATTGTCTTTGAGCGCGGCTACTTCCCCAGCGGCGGCCACATCAATCGTACGTGAGAGATCTCCCTTGGTTACGGCGGTAGCTACGTTGGTGATTGCACGCACCTGCGTTGTGAGCGTGCTCGCCATGTAGTTAACGTTATCGGTAAGATCACGCCAAGTCCCGGCCGCACCCGGTACACTCGCTTGTCCGCCCAGCTTCCCTTCCGCTCCTACCTCTCTTGACACCGTAGTAACCTGATCGGCAAAGGTTGCCAGCGTATCGATCATGTTATTAATCGTATCCGTCAGCTCGGCAATCTCACCTTTGGCTTCCACGGTTAGTTTTTGCTTCAAATTCCCGTTCGCTACCGCCGTGACGACTTTAGCGATTCCACGTACCTGGTCGGTCAGATTCGTAGCCATAATATTTACGTTATCCGTCAGGTCCTTCCAGATACCGCCAACTCCGCGAACTTGGGCCTGACCGCCCAGCTTACCGTCGGTACCTACCTCAGACGCCACACGGGTAACCTCGGAGGCAAATGAGTTGAGCTGATCCACCATCGTATTAATCGTGTTCTTCAGCTCCAAGAGCTCACCTTTTACATCTACGGTAATTTTCTTGGACAGATCTCCATTGGCCACGGCTGTGGTTACTCCCGCAATATTACGCATCTGGATCGTCAGGTTGCTGGCCATATAGTTAACCGTATCAGTCAAGTCTTTCCAGGTGCCGGACACATCCTTCACCTCGGCCTGTGCACCCAGCTTACCTTCTGTTCCGACTTCACGCGCAACGCGGGTAACCTCGGAGGCAAAGTTACTGAGCTGATCCACCATCGTATTCATCGTGTTCTTCAGCTCAAGAATTTCACCTTTTACATCAACGGTGATCTTCTTAGAAAGATCCCCTTTTGCAACCGCGGTAGTCACATCTGCAATGTTACGTACCTGGTCGGTCAGATTCCGGGCCATGCTGTTAACCCCTTCAGTCAGGTCCTTCCAGGTTCCGCCTACGCCCTTAACCTGGGCCTGACCGCCCAGCTTCCCTTCCGTACCTACCTCATTCGCCACCCGCGTTACCTCGGAAGCAAAGGTTGAGAGCTGGTCCACCATCGTGTTAATCGTGTTCTTGAGCTCAAGAATCTCTCCTTGAACATCCGCGGTAATCTTCTTGGATAGATCCCCGTTGGCTACCGCTGTGGTAACGACAGCGATGTTACGCACCTGATTCGTCAGGTTGCTCGCCATATAGTTAACGCTTTCCGTGAGGTCACGCCACGTTCCGGCAACCCCTTTTACCTGAGCCTGGCCGCCCAGCATTCCAAGCGTACCTACCTCACGCGCCACACGGGTAACCTCGGAGGCAAAAGTACTCAGCTGGTCCACCATCGTATTGATCGTGTTCTTCAGCTCCAAAATCTCACCCTTGGCATTAACAGTTATATGCTTGGACAGATCGCCCTTCGCAACGGCTGTGGTCACTTCCGCGATATTACGCACCTGATCGGTAAGCGTACCCGCCATATAGTTAACACTATCCGTCAAGTCCTTCCAGGTTCCCGATACATCTTTAACATCCGCTTGGCCGCCCAGCTTACCCTCTGTTGATACTTCTCTGGCTACGCGTGTAACCTCGGAAGCGAAGTTGCTAAGCTGATCCACCATGATATTGATCGTGCTCTTGAGCTGCAGGATTTCGCCTTTGGCATCAACCGTAATCTTCTTGGACAGATTACCCTGTGCGACTGCAGTCGTTACTTCAGCAATGTTACGCACCTGATTCGTCAGATTGCTCGCCATGTAGTTAACGCTTTCGGTCAAATCACGCCATGTGCCAGCAACACCGCTTACTTCAGCCTGGCCGCCCAAGATCCCTTCTGTGCCTACTTCCCGGGCCATACGGGTTACCTCGGAGGCAAATGTCGAGAGCTGATCCACCATCGTATTAATCGTAATTTTAAGCTCAAGGATTTCGCCTTGAACATCCGCTGTAATTTTCTTCGATAAATCCCCGTTCGCTACCGCAGTAGTTACAACTGCAATGTTACGTACCTGATCGGTCAGGTTCGAAGCCATATCATTAACACTTTCGGTAAGGTCACGCCATGTACCTGAGACATCCTTTACGTTCGCCTGGCCGCCCAGCTTACCCTCTGTTCCTACCTCACGGGCCATACGGGTTACCTCGGAGGCAAATGTCGAGAGCTGATCCACCATCGTATTAATGGTGTCCTTAAGCTCCAGAATTTCGCCTTTGGCGTTAACGGTAATCTGCTTGGACAGATCTCCCTTGGCCACGGCTGTGGTTACAGCTGCGATATTACGCACCTGATCCGTCAAATTCGTAGCCATGTTGTTAACGCTGTCCGTGAGATCCTTCCAGGTGCCCGAGACCCCTTTCACATCTGCTTGTCCGCCAAGAATACCCTCTGTTCCTACTTCACGGGCTACACGGGTTACCTCGGAAGCGAACGTGCTAAGCTGGGTCACCATCATGTTGATGTTAGTAGCTGTCCGCTGGAATTCACCGGTAAGCGGCCTGCCTTCAAATTCAAGGTCCACCTTCTGGGAGAGATCCCCCTGGGCTACCGCATTAATAACGCGAACCATCTCACTTGTGGGCTGAATCAGATCAGCCACGAGACCATTGATTGACTCTGATACAATCTCCCATTGGCCTCCTGTATTCTTATGCGAGAACCGCCGTGTTGACTTACCTTCCTTGCCCACTACCTTGGCCACAGTTTGAACCTCGGTGACGAGGCTTTCCTGCATATCCATAATTTCATTAAATGTATCTGCCACTTTGCCGGCGATGCCTGTGTGATCGTAAGGCATACGGTATGAGAAATCTCCCTTTTTTAAAGCCATTAAAGCATTTAACAACTCTCCGGTATTTAACTGGTCATGGGATGATTGCTTGGGTTCTTCATGTTCTGACATGATCCGATTTCCTCTCCGACATAATTTTTTTCTCTTGACTGTAAAGAAACAGAATCTGAACTAAAGACGGCTTGACTTAAGCACCTGAACTATAATTAGTTAACCTGCTCCAAGTAATTATCTCTTTAGTTCATTTCATATAGACATGGTCTATCATATTCTACTATGAAGTGGACACGCTGTCATGTTCTGAATATCCTAGTATCCTGTGTGGTTGAAATGAATAAATTTAATAGGAACAATTCAAGCAAAACCTCGACATTTCCCATCATTATTCTACATTTCGCGCTTGTGTGTCATAAGGATAGCAAAAAAGCGGACGCCGCTGATTACCAGCGCGCCCGCTATCATTTATACTGAATAGTCCTAATCCTGCAGTTCAAGTCCCTTGGTCTCCTTGCCAAGGAATAAGACGGCTGCTGCCCCTACTAAGATAGTTACAAAGAAAAAGGCAAAAATACGGTCAACGCCCTCTCCAGCTCCGATCCAGCCGCCAACTAAAAGAGGTCCAATCACTCCTCCAATCCGTCCTATAGAAGTAGCTAATCCTACACCAGTGGAACGAATCCGGGTTGGGTACAGCTCTGGGCTATACGCATAGAGTCCACCCCATGCACCAAGATTGAAGAATGACAAGCATATTCCCGCGGCCATAAGCATGCCTTCCGAGGTAGAGTATCCGAACCAGATCGCACTTAGAGCTGTTAGGACTAAGTATCCTACAAGAACAAATTTGCGTCCGAACTTTTCAATGAAATAGGCTGCTGTAAAATAACCCGGAAGCTGTGCCACCGTCATGATCAAAACATACTCAAAGCTCTTGATTAAGCTGAAGCCCTTCAGCATCATAACATTGGGCAGCCATAAGAACATGCCGTAATAAGACAGTACCACCGTGAACCACAGCACCCACAGCATGACTGTTGATTTACGGTTACCCGCGGACCAGACAAGCCTCAATTTCTCCCGGAAGCCAAGTCTTCGTTCAGACTTCATCTTCTCAAACCGCGGCGAATCGTCAATAGCCTTACGAAGGTATATGGCATAGAGTGCCGGAAGAGCCCCGATAACAAAAGCAGCCTGCCAGCCGTAATGAGGAATTACAAAATAAGAGATTAGCGCAGCAAGTATCCATCCGGCTGCCCAGAAACTTTCGAGCAGGACTACAGCTCTTCCTCTTTCTTGAACAGGCATTGATTCGGATACCAGTGTTGAAGCGACCGGCAGTTCCCCACCTAAGCCTACTCCAGACACAAATCTAAGCACACAGAGCATGGTGAAGCTTGCCGCAAGGGCTGATAGTCCGCTGGCTGCCGAGAAGATAAGAAGCGTCCACAGCAAAATATTTTTACGGCCATAACGGTCAGCAAAGTATCCGGCCAGCGCAGCCCCGAGCACCATTCCAATTGAATTAATACTTCCAAGGAGCCCGACTTGTCCTGGTGACAAGTTCCACTCCACTTTTAATGCAGCGATAATAAAAGACAAAATTCCAACATCCATCGCATCGAACATCCAGCTTAGCCCTGCACTAACCAGCAGCTTCCGATGCTTTGGACTTCGCAACACACTTAGGTTACTCATCTTATATGTACTCCCTCCGCCGGCTCCTGTGAACCGTCTTGATCCGTTTGTGTTATTATTCTACCCCACTTGTCTCACAACTTCTACGACAATGTGAAATTAATCTCTAGGATTCGCACTCCAACATGATTATTTTCAAGATTAAGTAATAAAGCACAATCTAAAACACTTCCAACCTCATTTAATATATTAACTTGAATTTTAGGAGGTGATTTTCCAATGGCTAAACGCCCTACTCGTGCTGTCCGGTTAGGAACGGGTCGAAAGCTTGATGTAGCCAAGTACAACCAAATTTTGAAGCCTACCCAAAGACTGCGCCGTCTGACCATCGTATGGACGAATTCTTTCGGCAATCCGTATAACACATCTGGTTTCTTTGCTACCGTCAGCACAACCTCCGGGAGACTGATCCAGACTGCTAGATTTGACAGCTATGGGGTTGTCGTTTTTTCACGAGTCTCTACACCCACCTCCCGCAACCTAATCGTACGTACCTTCTCAAGCAACGGCACACTATATACAGTAACAAGAGTTCCCGAAGGTAACGCTGCCTATGTCATTATTTCTTAATACTCGATCCTTGGCATAACGATTTGGCTTGCTCAATACTCAAAATTATAGGAGTGATTTATAATGGCTAAACGCCCTACTCGTGCTGTCCGGTTAGGAACGGGTCGAAAGCTTGATGTGACCAAGTACAATAGAATTTTGAAGCCTACCCAAAGACTGCGCCGCCTAACGATCGTATGGACGAATCCTTCCGGCAATCCGTACAACACATCTGGTTTCTTTGCTACCGTCAGCACGACCTCCGGGAGATTGATCCAGACTGCTAGATTTGACAGCTATGGGGTTGTCGTTTTTTCACGAGTCTCTACACCTACTAATCGTAATCTCATCGTACGTACCTTCTCAAGCATTGGCACACTATATACTATTACCACAGTGCCGGAGGATAATGCAGCCTACGTCATTATTTCTTAGTGTTGTTGCAGCACTTAATCTGATGGCCTCTAATTAGTTTTCATAGAAAGAAGCAGATATACGTTAAATTGGCTTAGTGTTCACACTCTGAAGTTTAACTTTGGCAACAAGTATTCTAGCAAAAAGAGCTTACTGAGTTACTATATAACCTAGTTTCTGCGTAGATCTTGTGTAACGTAAATTCTTGCTGCACCGGATGCTCAGCATCGGGTTACAAAAAAGAAAAAAAGCCTTATCGATCTCTCGATAAGGCTTACTCTTTGCTTGGCGGCGTCCTACTCTCCCAGGACCCTGCGGTCCAAGTACCATTGGCGCTGGAGGGCTTAACGGTCGTGTTCGGGATGGGTACGCGTGGAACCCCTCCGCCATCGCCACCAAACAGGATTTTTCCGAGCCATCAATCCCTGAATTACTTCAGGAAAATATCCGACTTCAGAAAAGTTATGCTGCGAGAAAATATCAGGCTTTAATAAAACCCACATCTTCTCCTCAGGCTTGATCACCTGAAAACTAGATACGAAACGAATTGTGCGTGTTAGATTGTGTTGCTTCCGAAGTTACACTTCGTGAAGCTGTCTTGGATAAGCCCTCGACCGATTAGTACTGGTCAGCTCCATGCATTGCTGCACTTCCACCCCCAGCCTATCTACCTCGTCGTCTTCAAGGGGTCTTACTAATTGGGAAATCTCATCTTGAGGGGGGCTTCACGCTTAGATGCTTTCAGCGCTTATCCCTTCCGCACGTAGCTACCCAGCTGTGCTCCTGGCGGAACAACTGGTGCACCAGCGGTGCGTCCATCCCGGTCCTCTCGTACTAAGGACAGCTCCTCTCAAATTTCCTACGCCCACGACAGATAGGGACCGAACTGTCTCACGACGTTCTGAACCCAGCTCGCGTACCGCTTTAATGGGCGAACAGCCCAACCCTTGGGACCTACTTCAGCCCCAGGATGCGATGAGCCGACATCGAGGTGCCAAACCTCCCCGTCGATGTGGACTCTTGGGGGAGATAAGCCTGTTATCCCCAGGGTAGCTTTTATCCGTTGAGCGATGGCCCTTCCATGCGGTACCACCGGATCACTAAGCCCGACTTTCGTCCCTGCTCGACTTGTCAGTCTCGCAGTCAAGCTCCCTTATGCCTTTGCACTCTTCGAATGATTTCCAACCATTCTGAGGGAACCTTGGGGCGCCTCCGTTACTCTTTAGGAGGCGACCGCCCCAGTCAAACTGCCCACCTGACACTGTCCCCATACCGGTTCACGGTACCAGGTTAGAACTCCGATACGATCAGGGTGGTATCCCAACGTTGCCTCCACCGAAGCTGGCGCTCCGGCTTCTTAGGCTCCCACCTATCCTGTACAAATCGTACCCAAGTCCAATATCAAGCTGCAGTAAAGCTCCATGGGGTCTTTCCGTCTTGTCGCGGGTAACCTGCATCTTCACAGGTATTAAAATTTCACCGGATCTCTCGTTGAGACAGCGCCCAAGTCGTTACGCCATTCGTGCGGGTCAGAATTTACCTGACAAGGAATTTCGCTACCTTAGGACCGTTATAGTTACGGCCGCCGTTTACTGGGGCTTCGGTTCATAGCTTCGGGTTACCCCTAACCACTCCCCTTAACCTTCCAGCACCGGGCAGGCGTCAGCCCGTATACTTCGCCTTACGGCTTCGCACAGACCTGTGTTTTTGCTAAACAGTCGCTTGGGCCTTTTCACTGCGGCCCCCTCGTGCTATTCACACTACCGGGGCACCCCTTCTCCCGAAGTTACGGGGTCATTTTGCCGAGTTCCTTAACGAGAGTTCTTCCGCGCGCCTTAGAATTCTCTTCTCGCCTACCTGTGTCGGTTTGCGGTACGGGCACCTTCTCCTGACTAGAGGCTTTTCTTGGCAGTGTGAGATCATGACCTTCGCTACTATAATTTTCGCTCCCCATCACAGCCCAGCCTTAACGATGTGCGGATTTGCCTACACACCAGCCTCACTGCTTGGACGGACATCCATCAGTCCGCGTCACTACCCTGCTGCGTCACCCCATCGCTCATAGCGGATTACGGTGGTACAGGAATTTCAACCTGTTGTCCTTCGACTACGCCTTTCGGCCTCGCCTTAGGTCCCGACTTACCCTGAGCGGACGAACCTTCCTCAGGAACCCTTAGGCTTTCGGCGGATCAGATTCTCACTGATCTTTTCGTTACTCATACCGGCATTCTCACTTGTATGCTGTCCAGCGCTCCTTACGGTACACCTTCAACCTGCATACAACGCTCCCCTACCCCTGGATCGACTTCACTCCAGCTTCGAAGCCTGTGTGTTTAACCCCTGTGAACCATTTGGCCGAAACCTCTAGGAGGTTTGCCTTCGGCAAAAATGTCACTTCGTTTAAACACCGCCTCAAAGAAGCAGTGAAGTCGATCCAAGCCATAGCTTCGGTGGTGTGTTTAGCCCCGTTACATTTTCGGCGCAGAGTCACTCGACCAGTGAGCTATTACGCACTCTTTAAATGGTGGCTGCTTCTAAGCCAACATCCTGGTTGTCTGTGCAACTCCACATCCTTTCCCACTTAACACACACTTGGGGACCTTAGCTGATGGTCTGGGCTGTTTCCCTTTTGACAATGGATCTTAGCACTCACTGTCTGACTCCCGGACAGAAGTTGATGGCATTCGGAGTTTGACTGAGCTTGGTAACCCTTGGCGGGCCCCGCACCCAATCAGTGCTCTACCTCCATAACTCTATATTCCGAGGCTAGCCCTAAAGCTATTTCGGGGAGAACCAGCTATCTCCGAGTTCGATTGGAATTTCTCCGCTACCCCCACCTCATCCCCGCATTTTTCAACATACGTGGGTTCGGGCCTCCAGTGCGTGTTACCGCACCTTCACCCTGGACAGGGGTAGATCACACGGTTTCGGGTCTACGTCCACGTACTATAAGTCGCCCTATTCAGACTCGCTTTCGCTGCGGCTACGGCTCTTCACCTTAACCTTGCACGGGAACGTAACTCGCCGGTTCATTCTACAAAAGGCACGCCATCACCCATATAGAGGGCTCTGACTTCTTGTAAGCACACGGTTTCAGGATCTATTTCACTCCCCTTCCGGGGTGCTTTTCACCTTTCCCTCACGGTACTGCTTCACTATCGGTCGCTAGGGAGTATTTAGCCTTAGCAGATGGTCCTGCTGGATTCATACGGGGTTTCACGTGCCCCGCACTACTCGGGATCCGTCTCGGAGGGATTAGACTTTCGGTTACAGGGCTTTTACCTCTTCTAGCGGGCCTTTCCAGACCTCTTCGCCTACCCTAATCCTTTGTAACTCCATGTGAGACGTCCCACAACCCCAAGGGGCAAGCCCCTTGGTTTAGGCTGTTCCGCGTTCGCTCGCCGCTACTGACGGAATCACTCTTGTTTTCTCTTCCTCAGGGTACTTAGATGTTTCAGTTCCCCTGGTCTGCCTCTTCGCAACCTATGTATTCAGTTACGAGTGACTGCGAATTACCACAGCCGGGTTTCCCCATTCGGACATCCCCGGATCAAAGCTTGCTTACAGCTCCCCGAGGCCGTTTCGTTGTTCGCCACGTCCTTCTTCGGCTCCTAGCGCCTAGGCATCCTCCGTGTGCTCTTAGTAGCTTAACCATATGCTCCGGGGTTTCATTTTTGGGCTCTGTTGCACAGATCGCAAAGGATCCCAAAAACGAAAACCCCTTCGCGCTACCTTAGATACTTCACTTGTTTGCACAAGTTCAGCTTAAAGGAATTCTAATTTACGCAAATTCGTTTCGTTATCTAGTTTTCAAGGATCAAGTTCCGTACCTTGCGGCCGGAAGATTATCATATCAAATCCATGTTTGCTTGTCACCAAGCAACTTCTGGAAGCGATACGTGAGAGTTGAACTCTCAAAACTGAACAACGAGTGAGGTTGACTTTGCGTTGCAAAGTCGATCCGGCTGCCTTGCGGCAGACCGGGTTACGGCAGCTCGCGCTGACCGTGTATTTGAATGCTTCCGTTGCAGGAAGCGATTCTCCATAGAAAGGAGGTGATCCAGCCGCACCTTCCGATACGGCTACCTTGTTACGACTTCACCCCAATCATCTACCCCACCTTCGGCGGCTGGCTCCTTGCGGTTACCTCACCGACTTCGGGTGTTGTAAACTCTCGTGGTGTGACGGGCGGTGTGTACAAGACCCGGGAACGTATTCACCGCGGCATGCTGATCCGCGATTACTAGCAATTCCGACTTCATGCAGGCGAGTTGCAGCCTGCAATCCGAACTGAGACCGGCTTTTCTAGGATTCGCTCCAGATCGCTCCTTCGCTTCCCGTTGTACCGGCCATTGTAGTACGTGTGTAGCCCAAGTCATAAGGGGCATGATGATTTGACGTCATCCCCGCCTTCCTCCGGTTTGTCACCGGCAGTCATTCTAGAGTGCCCACCCAAAGTGCTGGCAACTAAAATCAAGGGTTGCGCTCGTTGCGGGACTTAACCCAACATCTCACGACACGAGCTGACGACAACCATGCACCACCTGTCACCTCTGTCCCGAAGGCCGCCTCTATCTCTAGAGGATTCAGAGGGATGTCAAGACTTGGTAAGGTTCTTCGCGTTGCTTCGAATTAAACCACATACTCCACTGC contains:
- a CDS encoding HAMP domain-containing protein; protein product: MSEHEEPKQSSHDQLNTGELLNALMALKKGDFSYRMPYDHTGIAGKVADTFNEIMDMQESLVTEVQTVAKVVGKEGKSTRRFSHKNTGGQWEIVSESINGLVADLIQPTSEMVRVINAVAQGDLSQKVDLEFEGRPLTGEFQRTATNINMMVTQLSTFASEVTRVAREVGTEGILGGQADVKGVSGTWKDLTDSVNNMATNLTDQVRNIAAVTTAVAKGDLSKQITVNAKGEILELKDTINTMVDQLSTFASEVTRMAREVGTEGKLGGQANVKDVSGTWRDLTESVNDMASNLTDQVRNIAVVTTAVANGDLSKKITADVQGEILELKITINTMVDQLSTFASEVTRMAREVGTEGILGGQAEVSGVAGTWRDLTESVNYMASNLTNQVRNIAEVTTAVAQGNLSKKITVDAKGEILQLKSTINIMVDQLSNFASEVTRVAREVSTEGKLGGQADVKDVSGTWKDLTDSVNYMAGTLTDQVRNIAEVTTAVAKGDLSKHITVNAKGEILELKNTINTMVDQLSTFASEVTRVAREVGTLGMLGGQAQVKGVAGTWRDLTESVNYMASNLTNQVRNIAVVTTAVANGDLSKKITADVQGEILELKNTINTMVDQLSTFASEVTRVANEVGTEGKLGGQAQVKGVGGTWKDLTEGVNSMARNLTDQVRNIADVTTAVAKGDLSKKITVDVKGEILELKNTMNTMVDQLSNFASEVTRVAREVGTEGKLGAQAEVKDVSGTWKDLTDTVNYMASNLTIQMRNIAGVTTAVANGDLSKKITVDVKGELLELKNTINTMVDQLNSFASEVTRVASEVGTDGKLGGQAQVRGVGGIWKDLTDNVNIMATNLTDQVRGIAKVVTAVANGNLKQKLTVEAKGEIAELTDTINNMIDTLATFADQVTTVSREVGAEGKLGGQASVPGAAGTWRDLTDNVNYMASTLTTQVRAITNVATAVTKGDLSRTIDVAAAGEVAALKDNVNEMIRNLKETTRINTEQDWLKTNLAKFSRLLQGQRDLYAVSRMILSELAPLVSMQHGVFYINEAVNGEPVLELFASYAYQQRKHLSNEFRAGEGLVGQCLIEKQRILLNNVPSDYVMISSGLGEATPLNIVLLPIIFEDQVLAVLELASFRKFNDIDLAFLDQLTESIGIVINTMQANQRTEELLMQSQSLTEELQKQQMELQNTNEELEDKAKLLVIQKAEVESKNNEVEVAKRFLEEKAEQLALTSRYKSEFLANMSHELRTPLNSLLLLAEQLAENPDENLSDSQVKYAKTIQDSGLDLLNLINDILDLSKIESGTASVDLSEISLVDLLEGLNRAFRPLIGGKELDFTLKADSDVPQKIVTDQKRLQQILKNLLSNAFKFTERGLISLHLRKALDGWSEDNETLNDAGMVLCFSVSDTGIGIADDKQSIIFEAFQQADGSTNREYGGTGLGLAISREIAAMLGGEITLYSVMNKGSIFNLYLPVDVDASDSGLTPKYVPEVIDVTPPESHRFSSRSEVKDDRDNIGPNDRVFLIVEDDLKFNEILLDALHRKGIKAVITTKGSNALELARKYQPVAITLDLRLKDTDGWLVIEHLKNDMEVRHIPVCVITVEEDEFELKQKGVHGYLCKPVTNEELDNTLDKLNAFADKQIHTLLVVVREEEPRKEFVQMINSKDLRITAVDTSRKALNQLKTKEFDCVLIDNDLADLDALALIREMYKNPQNKHVPIVLHRSRKWTMEEENELEEFIKTAVIKEVKTSNQVMDETSLFLHRRTEDLPADTREKLVKLHQSDEMIRYKKVLVVDDDVRNIFALMTILERHNMKVIPAENGQEAIRILEETPDIEIVLMDIMMPVMDGYETTRAIRMKDEFKDLPIIALTAKAMKGDREECLEAGASDYITKPVNSAQLLSMIRSWLDRDSAVNDEIISE
- a CDS encoding MFS transporter, translating into MSNLSVLRSPKHRKLLVSAGLSWMFDAMDVGILSFIIAALKVEWNLSPGQVGLLGSINSIGMVLGAALAGYFADRYGRKNILLWTLLIFSAASGLSALAASFTMLCVLRFVSGVGLGGELPVASTLVSESMPVQERGRAVVLLESFWAAGWILAALISYFVIPHYGWQAAFVIGALPALYAIYLRKAIDDSPRFEKMKSERRLGFREKLRLVWSAGNRKSTVMLWVLWFTVVLSYYGMFLWLPNVMMLKGFSLIKSFEYVLIMTVAQLPGYFTAAYFIEKFGRKFVLVGYLVLTALSAIWFGYSTSEGMLMAAGICLSFFNLGAWGGLYAYSPELYPTRIRSTGVGLATSIGRIGGVIGPLLVGGWIGAGEGVDRIFAFFFVTILVGAAAVLFLGKETKGLELQD